Genomic DNA from Penaeus monodon isolate SGIC_2016 chromosome 4, NSTDA_Pmon_1, whole genome shotgun sequence:
atatatatatatatatacatatatatatatacacacacacacacatatatatatatatatatatatatatatatatatatatatatatatataatatatatatatattatatgtacgttCATGTGCAtgagcatgtgcatgtgtatgggtatgtgtatgtgtgtatgtgcatatgtagtgtatgtgtatatgtagtgtatatgtgtatgtatgtgcatatgtatgtatgtatgcatgtacgccacgcacataaatgtgtttatatatatctacatgcatacatacacacacacacacatatataaataaatatatatataaatatatatataaatatatatatatataatatatatatatatatatataaattatatatatatattatatatattatatatatatatatatgtgtgtgtgtgtgtgtgtgtgtgtgtgtgtgtgtgcgtgtgtgtgtgtgtgtgtgtgtgtgtgtgtgtgtgtgtgtgtgtgtgtgtgtgtgtgtgtgtgtgtgtgcgcacgcgtgtgtgtatgtgtgtatatgtgtgtgtgtgtgtgtgtgtgtgtgtgtgtgtgtgtgtgtgtgtgtgtgtgtgtgtgtgtgtgtgtgtgtgtgtgtgtgtgtgtgtgtgtgcatgtgtgtgtgcatgtgtgtgtgtgtgtgtgtgtgttgtattgtgtgtgtgtgtgtgtgtgtgtgtgtgtgtgtgtgtgtgtgtgtgtgtgtgtgtgtgtgtgtgtgtgtgtgtgtgtgtgtgtgtgtgtgtgtgtgtgtgcatatcatacCCCCTTATACACAAACCTCTTAGTATAATAAGTACCACAACTTAATGAAAGTAAATTCACTTCCACCGACGACTACTTGAGCGTGAAAAGGGAAATCGAAAGAAAAGCAATTACATACATCCCACACGTACCAGAATCTGCAGTCAGGCATCGCACATGCATGAAAAATACCGAGCGTGAAATCATAGCAGTGGAAGAACGACCGCGTGTGACTGAAAGGGAACAGCTTTCGAGGAGGACCTTCTCCAGTATATAAACGTAGATGCAAAGTCCCTCCTGCAACATTCGATAAGCTTTGGATAAACCCAAAATGTTCCTTaaggtgacgtgtgtgtgtgctcgtactgtgaatatatatatatatatatatatatatatatatatatatatataatatattatatatatatatctatatattatatattattatatatatatatatatatatatatatatatatatatatatcttctgaaTCATATCATTCTGACAATGTGTGTTCTATAATATTCGGAAAATGTATCATCAGTGATATGCCCAATcctatatttaaatatgtttgcTCTGCCTTTTACAGGCAGCCGTGGTATTACTGGTGATCGGAGTGGCAGTTTCTTACCCGGATGTATATGAACCTGTTTATTACCCGGTACGTAAAACCTACACTTTATATGACAGGGTATGGATTAGCGAAGTGTGTATGTCACACCTGCTAAATGCTGTGTACAACTAAGCACGTATGTGTGTATCAGTGTACACAATATATACCTGTGTAGGAATACTGTGTAGGTCAATACAAGTGCCATTACAAGTAATCATCAAAAGCTGTTCCGAGACACTATTATGTGAATTGcagtttaataaaaatttcccaacagGAGCCTCTGCCGTACTACTTCAACTACGACGTCCACGACGACTACAAGGGAACGCACTTCGACAGGAACGAGAAATCCGACGGCAAGGCTCTGCACGGCTCCTACACCGTCGCCCTTCCAGATGGCCGCAAACAACATGTAATCATAATTCTGCTTTAACTGTTCTTTATGAAATACTGGCTTTTTGACTGTATAATTACAAAGTTATCAAACTGTATATCTTAGTAAGTAAATTCGTACAGACTCTACAAAGAGGATATTAacgtgaatatttatatataattttgtttattttttcccaccAGGTGGAATACAAGGCCGATCACTACAAGGGCTTCGTGGCCAAGGTCAGCTACTACGGCAAGGCCAAGCACCCCAAGTACTATGGCCCTGCCATCACCTTCAAACACAAGGGTGATTACCACTAAGTGCAACCATGTTGTTAAAGCtagttgttttgcttttgtttttcactACCACCAATAAAAATGACATTGATGTACCCATCTGATACTTCTTTTATTTGTAGTTATAACTGAAAACTGATATCGAACTTCATGAATGTCTCTTGAATGATCTATTCCACAACAAAATATAACACAAGAAAGTGCGCGCGCGTCTAACGAAGAAAAGCGAATGAAACgagccttttttttattaccaaaatCTGACTTCATAACCTGGGGATTTTCTTGACTCGATAATAAATCACTGACATAAAATTACATACTGCAAGCATAAAGAAGCTGAAACCTTATTTCTATGCAAATGTCTTCCATCTTCAGATCTGTGTTTGCAGAATGAGAATTTATAGGTTATTCTGATTCGAAATATGcgtaaatgatgaaaattattctaATGCTATTGACATAACCAGAACAACCACATATTCAGAAAcatgaatgaaaacaaaagaaaaagatggcaATCTACTATGGGAAGCATGCACCTTAAGTTGTAGCCGTCCAGTGGATaaaaatcatgttaataataccGAAATTACCAAAACAACATAATATTTAAGTAAAATACGTATTGACATGTGCAGTAATAGGGCAAAACGAACAGTTCCCCTCCAGTCGGCAAAAAACGAATAAAGCATTAATATAACCTAATTATAACTGGCAACACTAGTTCATATTCCAGTGATATCCTGTTCCCGAAAGtcacatatattttgtaaaaaacagTATGTAAGatctacattttcttttaatacGGAAGATCTGCATAATTATTCAGTGTATAGAAGTGACGTTTTAATATCGTCATAACAATACAATGTAATAACACCTGAGAATCACTGATACCTCTGCCACTTTTAACGTTTAACAGCTATGCATCAACTGTTGCTAAGCTACATACGTATGTAACATGATTCATATCAATGAAATcgtttcataattatcataaaacaagAATTTGTAAATGGAAACACCAGCGACCATCAACCTTGAACACCTCACACACAGGGATTTAGCCTGAAGGATTCTTTACATTCAGACTGATTTCAAACATAAAAAAGTCGGCAAgttttcatattatatactttaaaatacttCGTCGTATTAAGATCATACAACTCTTACCTTGTCATGACAAGGTTAAGGCTAGTCGACTCAGAATGACAATACAGTAAGACATTCATTCAAGTAAAATTACGAAGTTACCCAAAGTATGTTTACCAGGTGTGTTGATGTAGAGATGATGATTtgagaaaaatatgaatgattaacagatataaaaaatagtGCAATCGACATTTTTCGTCACTAATCCATTACAAACTGTGCATTTCAAGTCTGACTCACATTTACTCATGTCAGTGTTTACACAGTTCAACATCTGAAGAATTAACGCTTGCTTTTTAAGAAGGGTTCCACAAAGCAATCAAATTCAAAATTTCATTGCATTTACTGTACGGTGTATAACAACTAAATTTCATCATGATTCGCGTGTACAACaaagaggtagaggggaagggagtggaaaagaaaggagagagagagagagagaggagagagagagagagagagagagagagagagagagagagagagagagagagagagagagagagagagagagagagagagagagagagagagagagagagagagagagaggagagggggagggggagggagagagagagagagagagaggagagggagagggggagagagagagagagagaagagagagagagagtagagagagagagagagaagaaaggaggaagagcgaaggagagaaggagagaggagagagaggagagagagagagagtagagagggagcaagacagagagagacgagagagatgacgatgagagagagagagagagagagaggaaggagaggaaagagagagtggaagagagagagagtggggggagtggaagagagagagagagagagaagcttgagtgtgtgtgaatgtgcgggTGCATGAACACTCAGTGTTTGCGTGATTCTGTACTTTGCATCATCAGAGACAAACCTCCTCTACAGGCATTTCGACATCACAAGATACATGCAACCATTTCTTTTCATAATAAGACCATAAACAACAGCAGGATCGCGATTCTGCTCCCCGGGCGAGTGTATAACTAAGCCGGTCAGGGCGCGTGAAATATTCACGCCAGCCAGATCGTACCCTTGTGCATCGAGACATTACAAATGGACGCGTGTGACTGAAAGTTGATACTCCGCCCGAGTGGGAGAGTAGTTGACGccagggcaggaggggagggggaggggttaggtcACGTGTGTCTGAAAGTCAAAAGAATTTTCACTTCTCCGAATATATAAGACTTCACTTGATGCCGGTGGGTACATTGCCACTTCGAGGATCCTACAAACACCTTCCCAAAAACTAAAATGCTACTCAAGGTTTCTTTGAACAGTGTGCTTTTaacaaacataaaatgaaatttgATAAGTATTTTCTAAATCTCAACCAAGTGAAGTGATATTTTTAATACTAGAAGATTACGGGTAATAAGCGAGTTCCtgtgataagaaaaacaatcatTCTAGTGTCTGTTTTTTTCCTAGATTGCGGTTATGTTGGCGGTGGTGTGTGCGGCGACGGCGTATCCGGACGTCTATGAACCAGTTTACTATCCGGTAGAAATGTGCTCTCGTGTTCGAATGTAAATGTGATGTGCGTTGCTAACTGAAACCGAATTTTAACTGTTAATCTCCCCTATCAGGAGCCGCTGCCGTACTACTTCAACTACGACGTCCACGACGACTACAAGGGAACGCACTTCGACAGGAACGAGAAATCCGACGGCAAGGCTCTGCACGGCTCCTACACCGTCGCCCTTCCAGATGGCCGCAAACAACACGTGATTATCAGTCtcttattaactattattttgacacaaatgaaatatgaaaatcataca
This window encodes:
- the LOC119572355 gene encoding pupal cuticle protein Edg-84A-like; this translates as MFLKAAVVLLVIGVAVSYPDVYEPVYYPEPLPYYFNYDVHDDYKGTHFDRNEKSDGKALHGSYTVALPDGRKQHVEYKADHYKGFVAKVSYYGKAKHPKYYGPAITFKHKGDYH
- the LOC119599024 gene encoding larval cuticle protein A3A-like encodes the protein MLLKIAVMLAVVCAATAYPDVYEPVYYPEPLPYYFNYDVHDDYKGTHFDRNEKSDGKALHGSYTVALPDGRKQHVEYKADHYKGFVAKVSYYGKAKHPKYYGPAITFKHKGDSYH